From Arachis stenosperma cultivar V10309 chromosome 2, arast.V10309.gnm1.PFL2, whole genome shotgun sequence, one genomic window encodes:
- the LOC130962243 gene encoding zinc finger protein JACKDAW-like: MMNPNPNNKGSEEGGVIQKKKRNHPGTPDPEAEVIALSPKTLMATNRFICEICNKGFQRDQNLQLHRRGHNLPWKLRQRSNKEPVRKKVYICPEKSCVHHDASRALGDLTGIKKHFSRKHGEKKWKCHKCSKKYAVQSDWKAHSKTCGTREYKCDCGTLFSRKDSFITHRAFCDALALETSSLLLPPSTTNLNFHTQQPPPLHFNHSPNLSLWLNHHQQHATSSHDNNSNLVGLYHHNASSSFALPDIVQMNNFTHNSHSANHLSLSSSSLPAIGKRPEIGPSSSSDNLASIYTSDGQSTTTDNNNNQLSPMSATALLQKAAQMGSTRSTTTPSIFSATFGVMTSSSSNNSNHNAHAGDFASTSSFSSFTHSSNTYDHLVMQTAAQNSTTDPAGNLKLPHHAGSNSASMEHNLTRDFLGVSGAGEGPAGLHQFLPQELAKFASSMGLTQFTTN; this comes from the coding sequence ATGATGAACCCTAACCCTAATAATAAAGGGAGTGAAGAAGGAGGAGTAATccagaagaaaaagagaaaccATCCAGGAACACCAGACCCGGAAGCGGAGGTAATAGCGCTGTCGCCCAAGACGCTAATGGCCACAAACAGGTTCATATGCGAGATATGCAACAAAGGGTTCCAGAGGGACCAGAACCTTCAGCTGCACAGGAGGGGACACAACCTGCCATGGAAGCTGAGGCAGAGATCCAACAAGGAGCCCGTGAGGAAGAAGGTGTACATCTGCCCGGAGAAGAGCTGCGTCCACCACGACGCCTCCAGGGCCCTGGGTGACCTCACCGGCATCAAGAAGCACTTCAGCAGGAAGCACGgcgagaagaagtggaagtgcCACAAGTGCTCCAAGAAGTACGCCGTCCAATCCGATTGGAAGGCTCACAGCAAGACCTGCGGCACTCGCGAGTACAAATGTGATTGCGGCACCCTCTTCTCCAGGAAGGATAGCTTCATCACCCACAGAGCTTTCTGCGATGCTTTGGCTCTCGAGACCTCCTCCCTTCTCCTTCCCCCCTCCACTACAAATCTCAATTTCCACACCCAACAACCACCTCCTCTTCATTTCAATCACTCCCCTAACTTATCCCTATGGCTCAACCATCATCAACAACACGCCACTTCCTCTCATGATAATAATAGTAATCTTGTCGGACTCTATCATCACAATGCGTCTTCTTCCTTCGCTTTACCTGACATTGTGCAAATGAATAACTTCACCCACAATAGTCATAGTGCAAACCACCTTTCACTCTCTTCCTCCTCACTACCTGCTATTGGAAAAAGACCAGAAATAGGaccttcatcatcatcagatAACTTGGCTTCTATTTATACTTCTGACGGTCAAAGCACCACCACCGATAACAATAACAACCAATTATCTCCCATGTCAGCAACCGCACTTCTTCAGAAAGCAGCTCAGATGGGTTCCACAAGATCAACCACCACTCCTTCCATTTTCAGTGCTACTTTTGGGGTAATGACCTCCTCATCATCTAATAATTCAAACCATAATGCTCATGCTGGGGATTTTGCTTCAACTAGTAGCTTCAGCTCATTCACGCATTCTTCCAACACTTATGATCACCTAGTTATGCAAACTGCAGCTCAAAATAGTACCACGGATCCTGCGGGGAACTTGAAGCTCCCTCATCATGCCGGTTCAAACTCAGCGTCGATGGAACATAACTTGACGAGAGATTTTCTCGGGGTCAGCGGTGCTGGTGAAGGACCCGCTGGCCTTCATCAGTTCCTACCACAAGAGCTTGCAAAGTTTGCTTCTTCCATGGGGCTCACCCAATTCACTACCAATTAG